The following is a genomic window from Sphingobacteriia bacterium.
ATAATGTACTTAAAGTAGGAAATTAAAATGGAAGATTTCCAAAATTACCCTGCGGTAACCCTGGCTTATGAATATTTAAGAAAATATTTAGAGAGAGATGATATTAAGGAACTTGTTATCAATAAACCAGGTGAGGTTTTTGTTGAGACAATTTATGGTAATTGGGAAAGGTACGAAGATGATAATTTATCTTTTGAAAACTTAAGCTTTTTTACGCATAGCATTGCTTCAGTTTATGATATTTGCTTTGATCAATTAAGAAATCCCTTAATCTCATTAAGCTTTAATCATAACCGCTTACAAGTTGTGGCAGGTCGTTTTACTTATAATGGCTTCGCTTTAGCTTTAAGGTTAAATAAAGATAGAAAATTTAAGCCAAATGAATTGGAAGAAAAAACACGCATAGGGCACCAAGAGTTAGAAACTGAAAATGATTTTTATGATACTGACGATAAAATAGGTCATTTAAAATGGGCTATAAAAAATAAAAAGAATTTACTCCTTGCAGGTGCTACAGGAAGCGGAAAAACTGCCTGGATTAAAAGACTCTTAGCAGAAATTGATTTAAACGAAAGAATTCTAACCGTTGAAGGTGTTCCAGAAATTGAAATACCTCACCCAAACTGGTGTCGCCTACTTTATCCTGAAGGAAGTGACCCTAAAGAAAGAATGATGGTTAAAGAAATTTTTGATGCTACTTTAAGGCTTCGTCCTGAGAGAATAATAGTGGGCGAAATTCGTCAACAGAACGCCTATGGCTTTGTCAGAGCTCTGACTAATGGTCATCCGGGCACCGTTGCAACCATACATGCGTCAGACCCAGCGGAGGCGATTGAAGCAGTTGTAGAATATTATAGTGCTAGCGGAGACTTAACAGCAGCAGTTGGACAGAGTATTAAAAAGAGGCTTTTAAAAAATATATATGGGGTTGCAACTCATAAAAGAACTGGCGATGTATATTCAATTGATTTCACACCTACAAAGGAAATTTTGAATGAGCTTACTGTATAATTTTATTATTTTTATCGGCTTAATTATCTTTAGTACCGCTATAATGATGCTTCCTCAATTATGGCTTAAAGATAATTTTCATTATTTTCCTTTATTCGGGGTAATCCAACTCTTTTTAAAATACGGTATATTTTTACCTAAGATGTATTTTTATTCAACTATTCTTGGTTTAGTTTCAGGTACAGTAACCTTTTCTTGGTTCTTTAATATTAATCCTGAAGGAAAAGGTATTTATGGTAAGGCAAAATGGGCAGGGTTATTTGATATTTTAAAATCTAAAAGAATTAGTTTTAAGGGCGGTTTAATACTAGGGAGAAAATATGGTAAATTTATTTTCACAAACGATAAAGAAAATTTATCAATG
Proteins encoded in this region:
- the tadA gene encoding Flp pilus assembly complex ATPase component TadA, which encodes MEDFQNYPAVTLAYEYLRKYLERDDIKELVINKPGEVFVETIYGNWERYEDDNLSFENLSFFTHSIASVYDICFDQLRNPLISLSFNHNRLQVVAGRFTYNGFALALRLNKDRKFKPNELEEKTRIGHQELETENDFYDTDDKIGHLKWAIKNKKNLLLAGATGSGKTAWIKRLLAEIDLNERILTVEGVPEIEIPHPNWCRLLYPEGSDPKERMMVKEIFDATLRLRPERIIVGEIRQQNAYGFVRALTNGHPGTVATIHASDPAEAIEAVVEYYSASGDLTAAVGQSIKKRLLKNIYGVATHKRTGDVYSIDFTPTKEILNELTV